The region CTCCACCAAGCTGCCTGGGATTAATAATTATCCAGGAAACTGCAGTCCCTGCATTCTATACATGTTTATTTCCCAGCAAGTAAACAAGTAAACACAATTTCTTCAAGAAACATATATGTTTGCCATTTACGGTTCTGTCTGAATGGAAActgaaaccaaaacattttaaaaactgaaaatgtaagtAAATATGTTTGATATTCACATTGTGGCTCACAAAACAGACCGTATCATATGTAGACTATGTAATTTACTATATCAGACACTGTTTGAATTTGGAATTATTTGCCCAAAATGGAAAAGCATGTTACATCATTACTTGGTGGGTGTCTTCCTGACAAATGTTACTTGTTAAATGATTAATCATTTCAATAATCTGTCACAATTAAtctgtaaaattattttggatAAAATTAGGCCACCAACAGGAGGTGCTAACACTTCAAATTCACAAGAGGAAATTATATAAAACCATGTTTCCTGTGAGGTTTTTACAATCAGAGAGAACACTTTGAAACGTCCTCCtaagaacattttgttttattattctttttttttttttaaatgagaaattctGTAACAAAAGCACCAATCAAACTGATCActgatgcattacattacatctgccaaatgcctgtaatgtaatgtaatgtaatgtaatgtaattacatctATCaccattaatatttttttttctttttgatgacATCCATTTCAGCCATCTAAACCATTACAGCTCACAAGAACATTAGAAGATACAAGGATTTACAGTACCtcagcaaataaatacagattaaatATCAGCTTCTATTCACCATAGGTGGCATATTCATAAATACTAACAACTGACAGAACAAAATGTTTCCAGCCCTTCCAGACCACGGCATATTCTAGTTTGTTTATGCCGTGGTCTGGAAGGgctggaaacatttttaagtaaaagtgCGAAGCACAGCATGAAAAACTCTGTGTATGCTCGCCAATTAAGCTTCCACAAACATCAGTTCCTCAACCTTATTTTACTTTAACATGTGGTCTGCTACAAATATAGAGCTGCCCATCATTTGCTAGCAATAAAGGACAGCACAAAACCTAGAGCTTCTGAACAGATAATTAATACATGTAGAATAATGCTTGTAGCCGCTTGTATGTTTCATGGCCTTTTCACATTGGAAATCCTGTACGTATGCAGGGTTTCTGTGGGGTTTCTGCAGGGTTTGTCTCCCCACGCATGACGCTGGATGTTCGGATGGctgaaggttagggttagggttagagttaagGTTAggggagttagggttaggggcgATAGGGTGAGGTTACATACTTTGGGGCAGTCCTTCACAGCGCATCATTTTTAAAGGTCAACTTTTCTCACCGCTCATTTTTCTCAGTGATGACATTTTGATTCTTTGGCATAGAAAGTGAGTAATATActcttacaaaaaaaacaaccatgtTCTCACTGGGTAAAACTCTATAGACAGCCCAGTAAAAaccaaattcaaacaaaacacatttcttaaaTAAGTTTAGAGTAactcaaaatatgtcaaaaaataattttaacacaGGGCTGGCCAACCCTGTTACTGAAGATCTACCGACcggcaggttttcactccaatgccaacaaagcacacctcattcgacAACTAGAGATCATGTGGAGCTGCAAATTAATAgaatcaagtgtgccaaattagggttaaaatgaaacactgtatatctccaggaacagggttgggcagccctgctttacagtgaacacacaaaagcagaacAGTGATCATGTCGGAAGTCTTGTTTTAACATTCATGGCACATTTTTGGCCTTTCATGAAGCCAAAGGCTGGAGTCACAGCCCTCACATCTCCGTGACCGACTTCGCTACGCTGCCTCGCCTCTGGTTCATGTCGTACATCTTCTTAAACTTGCCTTGGACGACGCAGATGATGGTTTTCCGGAAGGTCCTGGACAGGAAGAAGTATATGATGGGGTCCAGGCAGCTGTTGAACGTAGAGAGACAGAGCCCAAGCTCATTGAGGAAGTGCAGCGTCTGTTTGGTGTCCAGTTCCTGGTTCTCGTCCATCTGGGACAGCACGTAGGGGAAGCGGACCGCGTGGTAGGGCATGAAGCACACAGTGAAGACGACCGGCACCACGAAGGTCTTGAGGATGAGCCGTCTCTTCCTATGTCGAGCCTGCTCGTCAGTCCCCAGAGACAGGGACCACAGCTTCACGCTGATCTGGCCGTAGAagcacaggaagcagagggagagaacgaaGAACAGCACCACCGTCAGGAGGTTGACCACTCCCCCGAACAGGCTCTTGTGGTGGAAGTGGAAGCAGATCTTTTCGCAGGGATCAGAGCCCTTTTTCCCCAAGAGGAAGGGGATCACCCCAACGGCCAGCCCCGCCCAAACAGCGTAGGACACCCTGCGGCTCCACTCCACACGCTGGATCCGGAACACCCAGACAGGCTTGACGATCTTCAGGTAGCGGTCCAGGCTGATCaggctgaggaagaggatgctGGCGTACATGTTGATGTAGAAGAAGAGGCCGACGACTCTGCAGAGGTGGAAGGGCCCGGGCTGGTTGTGGTAGGAGATGCGCAGGGGCAGGCAGAGGGCCAGCAGCAGGTCGGCCACGGCCATGTGCCGCATGTACACGGCGAGGGACGAGTCCGTCCGGCCCCGCTGGAAGAAGACTGACGCCGCCACGGCGTTGCTCAGCAGCCCGACGATGAAGATGATGGAGTAGCAGGCAGGAAGCACCGGCGACAGGAAGCTGTCCTGGATCGCACAGCTGCTGTTGTCATGGGAACCGCTTGAGTTTCCCAGCGGCATGATCCTCAGTGTATGGCGAGCTGACACACCGagctctttcacacacagcGCCGAGCAGAGTCACAAGCAGCCCTGGAGCCAAGATATAAACATATACCACACAAATATAACATTATGAAAGTATaggaaaatgcacaaatattgGTATATGACAATATAGGAAAACAGACAAATCTAACATAGGAATATGCACAAATATAGCATTATGAAAATATAGGAAATGCACTAATATAGGTTTATGAAAATATaggaaaacacacaaatataacattatgaaaatataggaaaatgcacaaatattgaATTATGAGAATTTCactgtgttgtttttcagaacaaatgaacaaaagtcCTGTATCTTTTCTTCATCACGAGAACATGACAAATAAGATGCTATCCATTATTAGCCtggaatttgcatttctgtgaTTCATTATTGAGTAGCTGGTTGTTTAATTGATGTCTTTGGTCACACGTGTGGGTGTACTAAGTGATCAAAGTGACCAGGGTaacatttctcttttctttctgtttgatGTGTTGGCCACGCACTCTGATGAAGGAGCTTTGCTCCTGAACACATCAGAGTTCACTTTTCCCTTTACTGAATAAAATACGCCTGGAGGAGTGCTGTCCTTATGCCTTATTACTTCCTGCTCATTTCCATGGACTACGCACTAAAATTTAAAACTTGAATCTTTAAATTTTCCTGAAAGAAGTTCTGACACTACTTCTTATAACTGATTTTAGAAAGTAATGAAAACCAGACATATTGTGCAGCATTGAAACATTGTGTGCAGTAAGGAAAAGAAGCAGTTTATATGGTATTGTGCAGCATTGAAACATTGTGTGCAGTAAGTAAAAGAAGCAGTTTATATGGTATTGTGCAGCATTGAAACATTGTGTGCAGTCGGCACGGTCCGGGCTCACCTCAGTCACCTGCTGggtcctctctccctcgctcagACAGACTGCCGGCCCGGGTGCAGGATGTTCTCACGCGAAGCCGCCGCGTAGGAAGGGCTTCAGAAAGCTGACGAAAGCGTTTGTGCTCGGCGGCCGAACCACAATGCAGTCGGGCCTCACCACATTTCCACTGCActcagcaagagagagagcacacttCCATAAACACAGGCACAATAACAGGCTCATATTACACACAGGCGCAATAACAGGCTCATATTACACACAGGGGCAATAACAGGCTCATATTACACACAGGGGCAATAACAGGCTCATATTACACACAGGGCAACGGCTATATACACACAGGGATACAGCTATATTACACACAGGGGCAATAACAGGCTCATATTACACACAGGGGCAATAACAGGCTCATATTACACACAGGGGCAATAACAGGCTTATATTACACACAGGGGTAATAACAGGCTCATATTACACACAGGGGCAATAACAGGCTTATATTACACACAGGGGTAATAACAGGCTCATATTACACACAGGGGTAATAACAGGCTTATATTACACACAGGGGCAATAACAGGCTTATATTACACACAGGGGCAATAACGGGCTTATATTACACACAGGGGCAGTAGCTGTCATATTAATTATATGGCAGTAGCTGGTTCAGATTAAACAATGAAGTATTGCGACTTTCAGGTACAGTTCTAACTGACCTTTTTATGTATGGTATTACTGAATGCACAGTACCGGAAGACTAGAATCAGTTACATAAAGGAAATGGAACCTATAAACAGAAATCAGGTAAGGCAATGTTAATAGAAATCAGATAAGGCCATGCTAATGGAAATCAGATAAGGCCATGCTAATGTATGGGCAGGAAATGCAGCCGGTTATTAACCTATCCTGCTGCCTGCAATAACATTAAGGCTGTGCAC is a window of Anguilla rostrata isolate EN2019 chromosome 9, ASM1855537v3, whole genome shotgun sequence DNA encoding:
- the gpr34l gene encoding G protein-coupled receptor 34 like, which codes for MPLGNSSGSHDNSSCAIQDSFLSPVLPACYSIIFIVGLLSNAVAASVFFQRGRTDSSLAVYMRHMAVADLLLALCLPLRISYHNQPGPFHLCRVVGLFFYINMYASILFLSLISLDRYLKIVKPVWVFRIQRVEWSRRVSYAVWAGLAVGVIPFLLGKKGSDPCEKICFHFHHKSLFGGVVNLLTVVLFFVLSLCFLCFYGQISVKLWSLSLGTDEQARHRKRRLILKTFVVPVVFTVCFMPYHAVRFPYVLSQMDENQELDTKQTLHFLNELGLCLSTFNSCLDPIIYFFLSRTFRKTIICVVQGKFKKMYDMNQRRGSVAKSVTEM